A window from uncultured Desulfobacter sp. encodes these proteins:
- the dapF gene encoding diaminopimelate epimerase, producing MRIDFWKMHGLGNDFIVMDDRDKRIAGHIDYSELAVNLCHRRFGIGADGIILVRHSDTHDIRFVIINSDGSEPEMCGNGMRCFAKYLYENDILVKDEMRVQTLAGTVVPRIEKKQGGWVESVCVDMGVPKLVPGQIPFVHDGHTALDVPIETGQGTLSVSCVSMGNPHAVIFVDDLSVVDIEAIGPMVETHSRFPEKTNVEFIEVISDSQIKMRVWERGAGVTLACGTGACAAVTAAHLTGRAGRQVRVHLDGGDLDISWDESDGHMFKTGPAQTVFKGVVDI from the coding sequence ATGCGTATCGATTTCTGGAAAATGCATGGCCTCGGCAATGATTTTATCGTAATGGATGACCGGGATAAGCGCATTGCCGGGCACATTGACTATTCGGAACTGGCCGTCAATTTGTGTCACCGCAGATTCGGCATCGGTGCCGACGGAATTATCCTGGTCAGGCATTCCGATACCCATGATATCCGGTTTGTTATCATCAATTCAGACGGGTCTGAACCTGAGATGTGCGGTAACGGCATGCGCTGTTTTGCCAAATATCTGTACGAGAATGATATTCTTGTCAAAGACGAGATGAGGGTTCAAACCCTGGCCGGGACCGTGGTCCCCCGGATCGAAAAAAAACAGGGAGGCTGGGTGGAATCCGTATGCGTGGATATGGGCGTTCCCAAGCTTGTTCCAGGCCAGATCCCGTTTGTTCATGACGGGCATACGGCCCTTGACGTGCCCATTGAAACAGGGCAGGGCACTTTATCTGTATCCTGTGTCTCCATGGGAAACCCCCATGCCGTGATTTTTGTGGATGATTTGTCCGTGGTGGACATTGAAGCCATTGGACCCATGGTGGAAACCCATTCTCGTTTTCCTGAAAAAACCAATGTGGAATTCATTGAAGTCATCTCAGACAGCCAAATTAAAATGCGGGTATGGGAGCGCGGGGCCGGGGTAACCCTTGCCTGCGGTACCGGGGCCTGTGCTGCGGTGACGGCTGCCCATCTGACCGGACGGGCAGGGCGGCAGGTTCGTGTTCATCTGGACGGCGGGGATTTGGATATTTCGTGGGATGAATCCGACGGCCATATGTTTAAGACCGGCCCGGCCCAGACCGTGTTTAAAGGCGTTGTTGATATATGA
- a CDS encoding HRDC domain-containing protein: MVYQFVTTDKDLADVCRKLEPCEIIGVDLEADSMHCFSEKICLIQIAGPDQAWLVDPFLIDDFSPFSKILENPNIIKVFHGSDFDVRSLDRELSVEIENLFDTEIACRFLNIKARGLGALLKTFFDIDVDKKYQKVDWSKRPLKEEMIAYSVGDVATLVQLHDLLKERLEKIGRLAWAREEFELQARVKYENNHTRPLFKKFKGAGKLDNRSLAVLEYLLEVRISQAEKKDLPPFKIMSNQSIMTMVQHRPASVEAILQHRALSPKQAGMYGQLCVDAIQTAVALPHRELPSYPKTRMPRKTSQVLSRIDALKNMREAASKTLAMEPGFLINNNTISAVASDKPSCVEDLFEIPGMRNWQVEALGEQILYTLSKIK, from the coding sequence GTGGTTTATCAGTTTGTAACGACGGACAAAGACCTGGCAGACGTCTGCCGGAAACTTGAACCCTGTGAGATAATCGGTGTGGATCTGGAAGCCGATTCCATGCACTGTTTTTCAGAAAAGATCTGTCTGATCCAGATTGCAGGCCCGGATCAGGCCTGGCTGGTGGATCCTTTTTTGATTGATGATTTCTCACCCTTTTCAAAAATCCTTGAAAACCCTAATATTATTAAGGTGTTTCATGGGTCCGATTTTGATGTCAGAAGCCTTGACCGTGAGTTGTCCGTTGAAATTGAAAACCTGTTTGATACCGAGATTGCCTGCCGGTTTTTAAATATCAAGGCCCGGGGACTGGGCGCGTTGCTGAAAACCTTTTTTGATATTGATGTGGATAAAAAATACCAGAAGGTGGACTGGTCAAAACGGCCCTTGAAAGAGGAGATGATCGCCTACAGTGTGGGGGATGTGGCAACGCTTGTGCAATTGCATGACCTGTTAAAGGAGCGCCTTGAAAAGATCGGGCGCCTGGCTTGGGCCCGGGAGGAGTTTGAGCTGCAGGCCAGGGTCAAATACGAAAACAATCATACCAGGCCGTTATTTAAAAAGTTTAAAGGAGCTGGCAAACTTGACAATAGAAGTCTTGCCGTGCTTGAGTATCTGCTGGAAGTCCGGATTTCCCAGGCCGAGAAAAAGGATCTGCCTCCCTTTAAAATCATGTCCAATCAATCCATCATGACCATGGTGCAGCACAGGCCGGCCAGTGTTGAGGCGATTTTACAGCACCGGGCGCTTAGCCCCAAGCAGGCCGGCATGTACGGGCAGTTGTGCGTTGACGCCATCCAAACCGCCGTTGCCTTGCCCCACCGGGAACTGCCCTCTTACCCCAAAACCCGGATGCCCCGTAAAACAAGCCAGGTTCTTAGCCGCATTGATGCATTAAAGAATATGCGTGAGGCCGCCTCCAAAACCCTGGCCATGGAACCTGGATTTTTGATCAACAACAATACGATTTCAGCCGTGGCCTCGGACAAGCCGTCATGTGTCGAAGATTTATTTGAGATTCCGGGTATGCGCAACTGGCAGGTTGAGGCGCTTGGGGAGCAGATCCTATATACCCTGTCCAAAATCAAGTAG
- the thrS gene encoding threonine--tRNA ligase: MIRITFPDNAVKEFDAPPTGMDVAKSISEGFARNCVAMQIEGKALDLSSVIEQDSTVSFITAKDDEGLDILRHSSAHVMAEAVLNLYPDAKLTIGPVVEDGFYYDIDMDPVSEADLEKIEAEMKNIIKAKAGFERKVVTRQQALDLFADNPFKVELINELPEGEEISLYQNGKFVDLCRGPHIPNTGMIKGVKLLKTSGAYWRADQSREQLQRLYGISFFDKKQLNAYLTMIEEAKKRDHRKVGTRLDLYSFHDEAPGMPFFHAKGIAMWNALLDYWRMEHKKDGYVETKTPVMMTRKLWEQSGHWENYRENMYTSTIDDEEYAIKPMNCPGGMILYKTKSHSYKDLPHRAGEIGLVHRHEFSGALSGLFRVRAFHQDDAHIFMTPDQIQDEVLGVLKLAERVYARFGLSFHLELSTRPEKSIGTDEQWETATNGLRNAMNAYGKEFVINEGDGAFYGPKIDIHIKDALGRTWQCGTIQLDMALPERFDLTYKGADNEKHRPIMIHRVIYGSMERFFGILVEHFAGKFPLWLAPVQAVVLPITQDLAPYAKEIQHLLEVHGIRCEMDERNETLKKKIREAQLNYVPLILTIGEKEKEDKVLSVRTLDGKVKMGITHKEFLTKVCDHIRDRILEEIAL; the protein is encoded by the coding sequence ATGATTCGAATAACTTTCCCGGATAATGCAGTAAAAGAATTTGATGCACCTCCCACAGGCATGGATGTGGCAAAAAGCATTTCCGAAGGATTTGCCCGCAACTGCGTGGCCATGCAGATAGAAGGTAAAGCCCTGGATTTAAGTTCCGTCATTGAACAGGACAGTACGGTAAGTTTTATCACGGCCAAAGACGATGAAGGCCTGGACATCCTGCGCCACTCTTCGGCCCATGTCATGGCCGAGGCCGTACTCAATCTCTATCCGGACGCCAAACTAACCATCGGCCCTGTGGTGGAAGACGGATTTTATTATGATATCGACATGGATCCTGTCAGCGAAGCTGACCTTGAAAAAATTGAAGCTGAGATGAAAAATATCATCAAGGCCAAGGCCGGTTTTGAACGCAAGGTGGTCACGCGTCAGCAGGCACTTGACCTGTTCGCCGACAACCCCTTTAAGGTGGAGCTGATCAACGAACTGCCCGAAGGCGAAGAGATCTCTTTGTACCAGAACGGTAAATTTGTTGACCTGTGCCGGGGTCCCCATATCCCCAACACCGGCATGATCAAGGGCGTTAAACTTCTCAAAACCTCCGGGGCCTACTGGCGGGCGGACCAGTCCAGAGAGCAGCTCCAGCGGCTGTACGGCATCTCCTTTTTTGACAAAAAGCAGCTCAATGCCTATCTGACCATGATCGAAGAAGCCAAAAAGCGGGACCACAGAAAAGTGGGCACCCGTCTGGATCTTTACTCTTTCCATGACGAAGCGCCGGGCATGCCCTTTTTCCATGCCAAAGGCATTGCCATGTGGAATGCGCTGCTGGATTACTGGCGCATGGAGCATAAAAAAGACGGGTATGTGGAGACCAAAACCCCTGTGATGATGACCCGGAAACTTTGGGAACAAAGCGGCCACTGGGAAAACTACCGGGAAAACATGTACACCTCCACCATTGACGACGAAGAATACGCCATCAAACCCATGAACTGCCCCGGCGGCATGATCCTTTACAAAACAAAGTCCCACTCTTATAAAGATTTGCCCCACCGGGCCGGAGAGATCGGGCTGGTCCACCGCCATGAATTTTCAGGGGCCCTGTCTGGATTATTCCGGGTCCGGGCCTTCCATCAGGATGATGCCCATATTTTCATGACCCCGGACCAGATCCAGGACGAGGTTTTGGGTGTTCTTAAACTGGCGGAACGGGTCTATGCGCGGTTTGGACTCTCCTTTCACCTGGAGCTCTCCACACGGCCTGAAAAATCCATCGGCACCGATGAGCAGTGGGAAACCGCCACCAACGGGCTGCGCAATGCCATGAACGCCTATGGCAAAGAGTTTGTCATCAACGAAGGGGACGGCGCATTCTACGGTCCCAAAATCGACATCCACATCAAGGACGCCTTGGGCAGAACCTGGCAGTGCGGCACCATCCAGCTGGACATGGCCTTGCCCGAACGCTTTGATCTGACCTACAAAGGCGCGGACAATGAAAAGCACCGGCCCATCATGATCCACCGGGTAATTTACGGTTCCATGGAGCGGTTTTTTGGTATCCTTGTGGAGCATTTTGCAGGCAAATTCCCCCTGTGGCTGGCCCCGGTCCAGGCTGTTGTTCTGCCCATCACCCAGGACCTGGCCCCCTATGCCAAAGAGATCCAGCATCTGCTGGAGGTCCATGGCATCCGCTGCGAGATGGATGAGCGCAATGAAACATTAAAGAAAAAAATCAGGGAAGCCCAGCTGAACTACGTTCCTTTGATCCTCACCATCGGTGAAAAGGAAAAGGAAGACAAGGTGCTCTCCGTGCGCACCCTGGACGGCAAGGTCAAAATGGGCATCACCCACAAAGAATTTTTGACCAAGGTGTGTGACCATATCAGGGATCGAATTTTAGAAGAGATCGCCCTTTAA
- a CDS encoding methyltransferase domain-containing protein, whose amino-acid sequence MTDFSAKLVQILNYGSLNLALGIGYALKIFDVMDDKGCALSLGELSNATGLDERYLKEWLGIMVTGSIVEMTKTPDGEDTFLLPPDHGDLLCRRAGNNNLGVYTQEIPLLTAGAMDAVKQGFQTGQGVPFSNYPDFQDFMSELADAKHRKVLIQEFIPYVDQGRLEKRLHQGIRVCDLGCGQGLAACLMAQAYPNSEFIGMDNHEKALEQARVLADAMTLTNIEFINQDAAKICDVPTLCRNFDYVCAFDAIHDQSHPLAALKGVKYMLRDSGLFSMIDIKAATDIKENVDHPMAPFLYTVSLMHCMPVGLNDNGLGLGMMWGKQQAIHLLRQAGFTKVCAEDIPNDAFNLHFLCTP is encoded by the coding sequence ATGACTGATTTTTCCGCCAAACTGGTACAGATTCTCAATTACGGTTCCCTGAACCTTGCCCTGGGCATAGGCTACGCCCTTAAAATTTTTGATGTCATGGATGACAAAGGCTGTGCCCTGAGCCTTGGGGAACTTTCCAACGCCACAGGCCTGGACGAGCGATATCTCAAGGAGTGGCTTGGAATCATGGTCACCGGCAGCATTGTCGAGATGACAAAAACGCCGGACGGGGAAGACACCTTTTTGCTGCCCCCCGACCACGGGGATCTGCTGTGCCGAAGGGCCGGCAATAACAATCTGGGGGTTTACACCCAGGAGATCCCGTTGCTCACCGCCGGCGCCATGGATGCCGTTAAACAAGGGTTTCAAACCGGCCAGGGCGTCCCCTTTTCCAATTATCCGGATTTTCAAGATTTCATGTCGGAACTGGCCGATGCCAAGCACCGCAAGGTATTGATCCAGGAATTTATCCCCTATGTGGATCAGGGGCGGCTGGAAAAAAGGCTGCACCAGGGCATCCGGGTCTGTGATCTGGGCTGCGGCCAGGGGCTGGCCGCCTGCCTGATGGCACAGGCCTATCCAAATTCTGAATTTATCGGCATGGATAACCATGAAAAGGCCCTTGAACAGGCAAGGGTGCTGGCCGATGCCATGACATTAACGAATATTGAATTCATCAACCAGGATGCCGCCAAAATCTGTGATGTCCCAACGCTGTGCCGGAACTTTGATTATGTATGCGCCTTTGACGCCATCCACGACCAGTCCCATCCCCTGGCGGCGCTGAAAGGGGTAAAATACATGCTGCGCGACAGCGGCCTTTTCTCCATGATCGATATCAAAGCTGCCACCGATATCAAGGAGAATGTCGATCATCCCATGGCACCGTTTTTATACACGGTCAGCCTGATGCACTGCATGCCCGTCGGACTCAATGACAATGGCTTAGGCCTCGGCATGATGTGGGGAAAACAGCAGGCAATACATTTGCTCAGACAAGCGGGATTTACAAAAGTTTGTGCCGAAGATATCCCCAACGATGCTTTTAATCTGCATTTTTTATGCACCCCGTAA